One Natrinema halophilum genomic window carries:
- a CDS encoding glutaredoxin family protein, whose protein sequence is MSETADPPITFYRLQGCPFCERVTRLLDEYDLGYRSRFVEPMHSKRNVVKRTAGVRTVPVIVDGNTGVTMAESANIVSYLESTYGEGDRPDGATANAGGDD, encoded by the coding sequence ATGAGCGAGACTGCCGACCCACCGATCACGTTCTACCGGCTGCAGGGGTGTCCGTTTTGCGAGCGCGTTACCCGATTGCTCGACGAGTACGACCTCGGCTATCGATCCCGGTTCGTCGAACCGATGCACTCGAAGCGAAACGTCGTCAAACGCACTGCTGGCGTCCGTACCGTCCCCGTCATCGTCGACGGGAACACCGGCGTCACGATGGCGGAAAGCGCCAACATCGTGAGCTACCTCGAGTCGACGTACGGTGAAGGAGACCGGCCCGACGGGGCCACGGCGAATGCAGGGGGTGACGACTGA
- a CDS encoding amino acid-binding protein has protein sequence MFDEIMEKFEGSPSQQAVIRLLLERGFSVNDDGRVVSGGIEIPNTGIAREIGVDRRVVDSTTDVILEDPELRRIFQNISQVPSLMDLAPVLDLTVLAIAVDDAEREGIVAEITGTLADHGISIRQTISEDPEFTDEPRLYLITDENLPGDVITAIRDLGFVRKIELQ, from the coding sequence ATGTTCGACGAGATCATGGAGAAGTTCGAAGGGTCACCGAGCCAGCAGGCCGTCATCCGTCTGCTGCTCGAGCGGGGCTTTTCGGTCAACGACGACGGCCGGGTCGTCTCGGGCGGGATCGAGATTCCAAACACCGGAATCGCCCGCGAAATCGGCGTCGACCGACGCGTCGTCGACTCGACGACCGACGTCATCCTCGAGGATCCCGAGCTGCGCCGAATTTTTCAGAACATTTCGCAGGTGCCGAGCCTGATGGATCTGGCTCCCGTACTCGACCTGACGGTGCTGGCGATCGCCGTCGACGATGCCGAACGGGAGGGGATCGTCGCCGAGATTACGGGAACGCTGGCCGACCACGGGATCTCGATCCGGCAGACGATAAGCGAAGACCCGGAGTTCACCGACGAGCCACGACTGTATCTGATCACCGACGAGAACCTGCCGGGCGACGTGATCACCGCGATTCGCGATCTCGGATTCGTCCGGAAGATCGAACTCCAGTGA
- the hisB gene encoding imidazoleglycerol-phosphate dehydratase HisB, translated as MSERTATVTRETAETSIECTLEIDGNGAATIDTGIGFFDHMLTSFAKHGLFDLEIECDGDLEIDDHHTVEDVAIVLGEAFDDALGDRSGIVRYADRRVPLDEAVASAVVDVSGRPRFYFDGNFSQDSVGGFTSDMARHFGESLAMNAGLTLHLDVTGENAHHEVEALFKAVTRCLDDATRIDDRRDGTPSTKGTL; from the coding sequence ATGAGCGAGCGAACGGCAACCGTCACGCGAGAGACGGCCGAGACGTCGATCGAGTGTACGCTCGAGATCGACGGGAACGGAGCTGCGACGATCGACACCGGAATCGGCTTCTTCGATCACATGTTGACGTCGTTCGCCAAACACGGACTGTTCGATCTCGAGATCGAGTGCGACGGCGACCTCGAGATCGACGACCACCACACGGTCGAAGACGTGGCCATCGTCCTCGGCGAGGCGTTCGACGACGCGCTCGGCGATCGCTCGGGAATTGTCAGATACGCCGACCGTCGGGTTCCGCTCGACGAGGCCGTCGCCAGCGCGGTAGTCGACGTAAGCGGGCGGCCGCGCTTTTACTTCGACGGGAACTTCTCCCAGGACTCGGTCGGGGGGTTCACGAGCGACATGGCGCGTCACTTCGGGGAGTCGCTGGCGATGAACGCTGGTCTGACGCTTCACCTCGACGTTACCGGCGAGAACGCACACCACGAGGTCGAGGCCCTGTTCAAAGCGGTAACCAGGTGTCTCGACGACGCCACGCGAATCGACGACCGTCGGGACGGAACGCCGAGTACCAAAGGCACCCTGTAA
- a CDS encoding L-threonylcarbamoyladenylate synthase — translation MSELDRAADAIDTGSLVVYPTETVYGLGAAALDSDAVGRVYEVKERDRSKPISFAVPSVPSALQYVRATDRERRFMASFLPGPVTVLCRRREAVPDELTAGRGRVGVRVPDHDLALALCERAGTPVTATSANVSGRESARTLAAVDPEIREATEVVLDGGETPGSESTVVDVSAGTIHRRGALADEIERWLERH, via the coding sequence ATGAGCGAACTAGACCGCGCGGCGGACGCGATAGATACGGGGTCTCTCGTCGTTTACCCGACAGAGACGGTCTACGGTCTCGGCGCGGCGGCACTCGACTCCGACGCAGTCGGTCGCGTCTACGAGGTGAAAGAGCGTGACCGATCGAAACCCATCTCGTTTGCCGTTCCGTCGGTCCCGTCGGCACTGCAGTACGTTCGCGCGACCGACCGTGAGCGGCGGTTTATGGCCTCGTTCCTTCCGGGGCCCGTGACTGTCCTCTGTCGTCGTCGTGAAGCCGTCCCGGACGAGCTCACGGCGGGCCGCGGCCGCGTCGGTGTCCGCGTGCCCGATCACGACCTCGCGCTCGCGCTCTGTGAGCGCGCCGGCACGCCGGTCACCGCGACGAGCGCGAACGTAAGCGGCCGAGAGAGCGCCCGTACCCTCGCAGCCGTCGATCCCGAAATCAGAGAAGCCACCGAAGTCGTCCTCGACGGAGGCGAAACCCCCGGCAGCGAAAGCACCGTCGTCGACGTCTCGGCGGGGACGATCCACAGACGCGGCGCGCTGGCCGACGAGATAGAGAGGTGGCTCGAGCGCCACTAG
- a CDS encoding inorganic phosphate transporter translates to MVDIATLGTVAVAGLASLFMAWAIGAGSSGSTPFAPAVGANAISVMRAGFLVGLLGFSGAVLQGANVSEAVGTELIGGVTLSSIAATMALLIAAALVAIGIFTGYPIATAFTVTGAVIGVGLAMGGTPAWAKYTEIASLWILTPFVGGGIAYAVARLLRADWISEAYFIVVLAGLVGGIIANIKFAILGPPEAGGASVAQVSSGLLPGSETVGIVAATLAIAAVWSILIGFDLSNGLERGERHFLLVLGSLVAFSAGGSQVGLAIGPLIPLSGELELPLLAMLVGGGFGLLLGSWTGAPRMIKAISQDYSSLGPRRSIAALIPSFIIAQAAVFYGIPVSFNEIIVSAIIGSGYAAAGGGVSARKMGFTVLAWIGSLTGSVLVAYVGYTAIDAIAL, encoded by the coding sequence ATGGTCGATATCGCCACGCTCGGAACCGTTGCCGTGGCCGGACTCGCAAGCCTCTTCATGGCCTGGGCAATCGGTGCCGGCTCGAGTGGCTCCACTCCGTTCGCACCCGCCGTCGGAGCGAATGCGATTTCGGTAATGCGAGCCGGATTTCTCGTCGGCTTGCTCGGTTTCAGCGGCGCAGTCCTTCAGGGAGCAAACGTTTCCGAAGCAGTCGGCACCGAGCTGATCGGCGGGGTGACGCTGTCGTCGATTGCAGCTACCATGGCCCTCCTGATCGCGGCCGCCCTCGTCGCAATCGGTATCTTCACTGGTTATCCGATCGCGACCGCATTTACCGTAACCGGGGCAGTCATCGGTGTCGGCCTCGCCATGGGTGGCACCCCGGCGTGGGCCAAGTACACCGAGATAGCTTCGCTGTGGATCCTCACACCGTTCGTCGGTGGCGGGATCGCCTACGCCGTCGCCCGGTTACTGCGAGCCGACTGGATCTCTGAGGCGTACTTTATCGTTGTCCTGGCCGGACTCGTCGGCGGGATCATTGCCAACATCAAATTCGCGATCCTCGGACCGCCGGAGGCCGGAGGCGCCTCGGTCGCCCAGGTCTCGAGCGGATTGCTCCCCGGTTCGGAAACCGTCGGCATCGTCGCCGCGACGCTTGCGATCGCGGCCGTCTGGTCGATCCTGATCGGGTTCGACCTCAGCAACGGCCTCGAGCGCGGCGAGCGACATTTCCTGCTCGTGCTCGGTAGCCTCGTCGCCTTCTCCGCCGGCGGCAGTCAGGTCGGACTGGCGATTGGCCCACTGATCCCCCTCTCGGGCGAACTCGAATTGCCGCTGCTCGCGATGCTCGTCGGAGGGGGCTTCGGCCTCCTTCTCGGATCGTGGACCGGCGCACCGCGAATGATCAAGGCGATTTCCCAGGACTACTCCTCGCTTGGTCCACGGCGGTCGATCGCTGCGCTCATCCCCTCGTTCATCATCGCACAGGCGGCGGTCTTCTACGGGATTCCCGTTTCGTTCAACGAGATCATCGTCAGCGCGATCATCGGCAGCGGCTACGCTGCAGCCGGTGGCGGGGTCAGCGCTCGAAAAATGGGCTTTACCGTCCTCGCGTGGATCGGCTCGCTCACCGGTTCGGTCCTCGTCGCCTACGTCGGCTACACTGCCATCGACGCGATCGCGCTCTGA
- a CDS encoding redoxin domain-containing protein encodes MPDFEVVDLGPTDHPEPGEEAPEFTRPLVTAEFWEDRTLSDLVDEADGRTILVFTPMTGSFVAKYVWDELAERNWDERAARVVGVTASTPYGVKRFLADNDLPFQFFTDPSNEVAASYGIDHALDGMTGLSEPRVAFFALGDDRTVEGAWVATDWPEFPDYDDLESELGLA; translated from the coding sequence ATGCCCGACTTCGAGGTCGTCGATCTCGGCCCGACCGACCATCCCGAACCCGGCGAAGAAGCTCCCGAATTCACCCGCCCGCTCGTCACTGCCGAGTTCTGGGAGGACCGAACGCTCTCGGATCTCGTCGACGAGGCGGATGGGCGGACGATCCTCGTCTTCACGCCGATGACCGGCTCGTTCGTCGCGAAATACGTCTGGGACGAACTCGCAGAGAGGAACTGGGACGAACGTGCGGCTCGTGTCGTCGGCGTCACGGCCTCGACACCGTACGGCGTCAAGCGATTCCTCGCGGACAACGACCTCCCCTTCCAGTTTTTCACCGATCCGAGCAACGAGGTCGCAGCGTCGTACGGCATCGATCACGCGCTCGACGGTATGACCGGACTCAGTGAACCGCGCGTCGCCTTCTTCGCGCTCGGTGACGATCGCACCGTCGAGGGCGCATGGGTCGCCACCGACTGGCCCGAGTTCCCTGACTACGACGATCTCGAGTCGGAACTCGGACTCGCGTAA
- a CDS encoding YgaP family membrane protein has product MKRNVCGFDRLGRTILAAMLLLVGYRNRNRTVGTLAFVAGSDLLATAVVQRCPINALLRVDTCGTNR; this is encoded by the coding sequence GTGAAGCGAAACGTCTGCGGATTCGACCGCCTCGGCCGCACCATCCTCGCAGCGATGCTACTACTGGTCGGGTATCGAAACCGAAATCGGACGGTCGGTACCCTTGCGTTCGTCGCTGGAAGCGACCTCCTCGCGACCGCGGTCGTTCAGCGATGCCCGATAAACGCACTGCTGAGGGTCGATACGTGCGGAACTAATCGATAA
- a CDS encoding IMPACT family protein → MSRAYRTVAEPATAAFVVQGSEFIGHVRPVDSVPAAEAFVDTVQTEYDDATHNVPAYRVRADGDGDFLREYSSDEGEPSGSAGKPALNVLTQQELENCAVVVTRYYGGTNLGVGGLVRAYSRAVKEATENAGVVKERPHERVAITVDYDDSGTVRSILESVGYEFDADYEARVTFDVRVPTTEGDAFRDRLRSATSDRAELE, encoded by the coding sequence GTGAGCCGCGCGTATCGAACCGTCGCGGAGCCCGCAACTGCCGCGTTCGTCGTTCAGGGCTCAGAGTTTATCGGCCACGTCCGACCCGTCGATTCCGTCCCGGCAGCTGAAGCGTTCGTAGACACGGTACAGACCGAGTACGACGATGCAACTCACAACGTCCCCGCCTATCGAGTGCGGGCCGATGGCGACGGCGACTTCCTGCGCGAGTACTCGAGCGACGAGGGCGAGCCCTCCGGTTCGGCTGGCAAGCCGGCGTTGAACGTCCTCACCCAGCAAGAACTCGAGAACTGCGCGGTCGTAGTGACCCGCTACTACGGGGGAACGAATCTCGGCGTCGGCGGTCTCGTCCGGGCCTACTCCCGGGCCGTCAAAGAGGCCACCGAGAACGCGGGGGTTGTGAAAGAACGACCCCACGAGCGCGTCGCGATTACCGTCGACTACGACGATTCGGGAACCGTCCGCTCTATTCTGGAAAGCGTTGGGTACGAGTTCGACGCCGACTACGAGGCGAGAGTCACCTTCGACGTCCGCGTTCCGACCACGGAGGGCGACGCGTTCCGTGATCGGCTTCGAAGCGCAACGAGCGACCGGGCCGAACTCGAGTGA
- a CDS encoding hemolysin family protein: MAPSPSPEVMLVLYEIPVVGLEIDQSVVTILGAFALVVLVALSGFFSSSEIALFSIPKHRVDGMVEDGIPGAQRVKSLKADPHRLLVTILVGNNIVNIAMSSIATALLALYFGGLTAVLFATFGITAIVLLFGESAPKSYAVENAESWSIRVAGPLKAAERLMYPLVILFDYLTRQINRLTGSTGAIETPYVTRDEIQEMIESGEREGVLEEDEHEMLQRIFRFNNTIVKEVMTPRLDMTAVPKDAGIDEAIETCIQSGHARVPVYEGSLDNVQGVVHIRDLVRDLNYGETGGNELELGDLIQPTLHVPESKNVDELLSEMRENRMHMAIVIDEFGTTEGLVTMEDMIEEIVGEILEGGEEQPIEEIDADTVLVRGEVNIEDVNEALEIDLPEGQEFETIAGFIFNRAGRLVEEGEEITYDGVRITVETVENTRIMKARLRKLEIVDEEPDTDEEGGAPALEIDENDT; the protein is encoded by the coding sequence ATGGCGCCGTCTCCATCCCCCGAGGTTATGTTGGTCCTGTACGAGATCCCGGTGGTGGGCCTCGAGATCGATCAGTCGGTGGTGACGATCCTCGGTGCATTCGCCCTTGTCGTTCTCGTCGCTCTCTCCGGGTTCTTCTCGTCGTCCGAGATAGCGCTGTTTTCCATCCCCAAACATCGCGTCGACGGAATGGTCGAGGACGGCATCCCGGGTGCACAGCGAGTGAAGTCGCTGAAGGCGGACCCGCATCGGTTGCTCGTGACGATCCTCGTCGGAAACAACATCGTCAACATCGCGATGTCGTCTATCGCGACGGCCTTGCTCGCGCTCTACTTCGGCGGCCTGACGGCCGTGTTGTTCGCGACGTTTGGGATTACCGCGATCGTCCTCCTGTTCGGCGAGAGCGCGCCCAAGTCCTACGCCGTCGAAAACGCCGAGTCGTGGTCCATCCGCGTCGCAGGACCGTTGAAAGCCGCGGAGCGACTGATGTACCCCCTGGTCATCCTCTTCGATTATCTCACGCGCCAGATCAACCGGCTCACCGGATCGACGGGGGCGATCGAGACGCCGTACGTCACTCGCGACGAAATCCAGGAGATGATCGAATCCGGCGAGCGCGAGGGCGTCTTAGAGGAAGATGAACACGAGATGCTGCAGCGTATTTTCCGGTTCAACAACACGATCGTCAAGGAAGTCATGACGCCACGACTTGACATGACGGCGGTGCCGAAAGACGCCGGCATCGATGAAGCGATCGAAACCTGCATTCAGAGCGGCCACGCTCGCGTCCCGGTTTACGAGGGGAGCCTCGACAACGTCCAGGGCGTCGTTCACATCCGTGATCTCGTTCGCGATCTCAACTACGGCGAGACCGGGGGGAACGAACTCGAACTCGGTGACCTCATCCAGCCCACGCTACACGTGCCGGAGTCGAAGAACGTCGACGAACTGCTCTCCGAAATGCGGGAAAACCGGATGCACATGGCGATCGTCATCGACGAGTTCGGCACCACGGAGGGGCTGGTGACGATGGAGGACATGATCGAGGAGATTGTCGGTGAGATCCTGGAAGGCGGCGAGGAACAACCGATCGAGGAAATCGACGCAGACACCGTCCTCGTCCGGGGCGAGGTCAACATCGAGGACGTCAACGAGGCGCTCGAGATCGACCTCCCGGAAGGACAGGAGTTCGAAACCATCGCTGGCTTCATCTTCAACCGCGCGGGACGCCTCGTCGAGGAAGGAGAGGAAATCACCTACGACGGCGTCCGCATCACCGTCGAAACCGTCGAAAACACCAGGATCATGAAGGCCCGCCTTCGGAAACTCGAAATCGTTGACGAAGAACCCGATACGGACGAGGAAGGCGGCGCACCCGCCCTCGAGATCGACGAAAACGATACGTAA
- a CDS encoding DUF5828 family protein, whose protein sequence is MEESISGFKVRGDWGDIVEHGERITRALQDAGAHDPDRSDGAQYARAFEEWDEWRPKAHETLDSDVSEKTADQASVEEGKGEKAGKKPDEDIKTAGEKLSESYEKLEDDDAEAAVGNWKESIDYVARAADSAGRKALRRVEDTVYQNVMTQLAPYYFDNELVSANVQQSTRNGGNGEQFVFEVNVNDDDLKEDVSDRLAEFEDEIDRWHVEVEKDTDAAEAIEGAEPPPKPDDNSRSTTN, encoded by the coding sequence ATGGAAGAGAGCATTTCGGGGTTCAAGGTTCGCGGTGACTGGGGCGACATCGTCGAACACGGGGAACGCATCACACGCGCGCTTCAAGATGCCGGGGCTCACGATCCCGATCGATCCGACGGTGCGCAATATGCCCGCGCGTTCGAGGAGTGGGACGAGTGGCGTCCCAAGGCCCACGAGACCCTCGATTCCGATGTCAGTGAAAAAACCGCAGACCAGGCCAGCGTTGAGGAAGGCAAGGGTGAAAAGGCGGGCAAAAAGCCCGACGAAGACATCAAGACTGCCGGCGAAAAATTGTCCGAATCCTACGAAAAACTCGAGGATGACGACGCCGAGGCCGCCGTCGGCAATTGGAAGGAGTCGATCGATTACGTTGCGCGAGCAGCCGACTCCGCGGGGCGCAAAGCCCTGCGCCGAGTCGAAGACACGGTCTATCAGAACGTGATGACCCAGCTCGCGCCCTACTACTTCGATAACGAACTCGTCAGCGCAAACGTTCAGCAGTCGACGCGCAACGGCGGGAACGGTGAGCAGTTCGTCTTCGAGGTCAACGTCAACGATGACGACCTCAAAGAGGACGTCTCCGATCGGCTCGCGGAGTTCGAAGACGAGATCGACCGCTGGCACGTCGAGGTCGAAAAAGACACCGACGCCGCCGAAGCCATCGAAGGCGCAGAGCCACCACCCAAACCCGACGACAACTCCAGGTCGACGACGAACTGA
- the upp gene encoding uracil phosphoribosyltransferase, producing the protein MPIEDRENAYLVTHALAKDTLSRLRDVETEQVSFRKGLVKLGRICGYEIIDGRMETEYVEIETPLEMTMGERVRGLDNVVIVNVLRAATPFVEGLLKAFPRARQGVISASRDEEAGRDEDGSFPITVDYVKLPEIHEEDTVIIADPMLATGSTMCTVLEHVVENATQPENLIVLSALSAPEGLLRVGEACPDADLLTVSIDDRLDDDGFIVPGLGDAGDRAFRTT; encoded by the coding sequence ATGCCGATCGAAGACCGGGAAAATGCCTATCTCGTTACCCACGCACTGGCGAAGGACACGCTCTCGCGACTGCGCGACGTTGAGACCGAGCAGGTCAGCTTCCGAAAAGGCCTGGTCAAACTCGGCCGAATCTGCGGGTACGAAATCATCGACGGTCGAATGGAAACGGAGTACGTCGAAATCGAAACCCCCCTCGAGATGACGATGGGCGAGCGCGTACGTGGACTCGACAACGTCGTGATTGTCAACGTCCTGCGCGCCGCAACGCCGTTCGTCGAGGGACTGCTGAAAGCGTTCCCGCGAGCGCGTCAGGGAGTCATCAGCGCGAGCCGCGACGAAGAGGCGGGTCGCGACGAAGACGGGTCCTTCCCGATCACCGTCGACTACGTGAAACTGCCCGAGATACACGAGGAGGATACGGTCATCATCGCCGATCCCATGCTCGCGACGGGGAGTACGATGTGTACAGTCCTCGAGCACGTCGTCGAGAACGCGACGCAACCGGAGAACCTGATCGTCCTCTCGGCGTTGTCAGCACCGGAGGGATTGCTCCGGGTCGGCGAGGCGTGTCCCGACGCGGACCTGTTGACGGTGTCGATCGACGACCGACTCGACGACGACGGCTTCATCGTTCCCGGCCTCGGCGACGCCGGCGACCGCGCGTTCCGCACGACCTAA
- a CDS encoding DUF7522 family protein: protein MDGETIDSELADELYSVCRTTVGDELRSITYFTEDDVEQLYLRSDLEQTADLVGFADHERLGFHSQSAYRNTQLGEYQATIRMFENGFLSRVIRGPHGAWVTTDDMSIERFEELTSALASVLDDFADAVDPDGDGDTDDSGEPVGDE from the coding sequence ATGGACGGTGAGACTATCGATTCTGAACTTGCGGACGAACTTTACAGCGTCTGCCGAACGACGGTCGGTGACGAACTGCGTAGTATCACCTACTTCACCGAGGACGACGTCGAACAGCTGTACCTCCGCTCGGACCTCGAGCAGACCGCGGACCTCGTCGGCTTCGCCGACCACGAGCGGCTAGGATTTCACTCGCAGTCGGCCTACCGAAACACGCAACTCGGCGAGTATCAGGCGACGATCCGAATGTTCGAGAACGGCTTCCTCTCGCGGGTGATCCGCGGGCCTCACGGCGCCTGGGTGACGACCGACGATATGTCGATCGAGCGGTTCGAGGAGCTGACGAGCGCACTCGCGTCGGTTCTCGACGACTTTGCGGATGCCGTCGATCCCGATGGCGACGGTGATACCGACGATAGCGGCGAACCGGTCGGCGACGAGTGA
- a CDS encoding cupin domain-containing protein, with protein MDYSVVDPDDLEYVADRPCDLRRLSEAAGMDRVAINRFDADPGEQRPLAYHYHETQEEAFVVCSGTLHVETPDGEFGVAAGSMFTAPPEAPHRAYNPADADEPASVVAIGAPPVDGDAVPDETDE; from the coding sequence ATGGACTATTCAGTCGTCGATCCGGACGACCTCGAGTACGTCGCCGATCGTCCGTGCGATCTCCGTCGGTTGAGCGAGGCGGCCGGAATGGATCGCGTTGCGATCAATCGCTTCGACGCGGACCCGGGCGAACAGCGACCGCTGGCGTACCACTACCACGAGACTCAGGAGGAAGCGTTCGTCGTCTGCTCGGGAACGTTGCACGTCGAGACGCCGGATGGCGAGTTCGGGGTCGCGGCGGGATCGATGTTCACAGCCCCGCCCGAGGCGCCTCACCGAGCGTACAATCCCGCCGATGCCGACGAACCGGCTTCCGTCGTCGCGATCGGTGCCCCGCCTGTCGACGGCGATGCGGTTCCCGACGAGACCGACGAATGA